From the Lathyrus oleraceus cultivar Zhongwan6 chromosome 4, CAAS_Psat_ZW6_1.0, whole genome shotgun sequence genome, one window contains:
- the LOC127073458 gene encoding protein RGF1 INDUCIBLE TRANSCRIPTION FACTOR 1, with product MIMGYQKPAWLEALYTEKFFVGCSYHENAKKNEKNVCCLDCCTSICPHCLPSHRFHRLLQVRRYVYHDVVRLEDLQKLIDCSNVQAYTINSAKVVFIKKRPQNRQFKGSGNYCTSCDRSLQEPFIHCSLGCKVDFVLKHYRDLSPYLRTCNILQLSPDYLIPQEMGEEEITRSTIDEQISSYSGSSSSSSGSENMSIACTEIVRKRRSGWTSMCAKFMANNTINKVSDEDMASSMISRRKGIPHRSPLC from the exons ATGATCATG GGATATCAAAAGCCTGCATGGTTGGAAGCTCTTTATACAGAAAAGTTCTTTGTTGGTTGTTCTTATCATGAAAATGCAAAAAAGAATGAGAAGAATGTTTGTTGCTTAGATTGTTGTACAAGTATTTGTCCTCATTGTTTGCCGTCTCATCGCTTTCATCGCCTTCTTCAAGTCCGTCGTTACGTTTATCATGATGTTGTTAGATTGGAAGATCTTCAGAAATTAATTGACTGCTCTAACGTTCAG GCCTATACTATCAATAGTGCTAAAGTGGTTTTCATCAAGAAGAGACCTCAAAATCGGCAATTCAAAGGTTCAGGAAACTATTGTACTTCATGTGATAGAAGCCTTCAAGAACCTTTTATTCATTGCTCTCTTGGATGCAAG GTGGATTTTGTGCTGAAACACTACAGGGATCTTTCACCCTACTTAAGGACATGCAACATCCTACAATTAAGTCCTGATTATCTCATTCCACAAGAAATGGGAGAAGAAGAGATAACAAGATCAACAATTGATGAACAAATAAGTTCATATTCAGgatcctcatcatcatcatcagggtCAGAAAATATGAGCATTGCATGCACAGAAATTGTTAGGAAAAGAAGAAGTGGATGGACAAGTATGTGTGCAAAATTCATGGCAAATAATACTATCAATAAAGTTTCTGATGAAGACATGGCTTCAAGTATGATTAGTAGAAGAAAAGGAATCCCTCATAGATCTCCTCTATGTTAG